A region from the Vicia villosa cultivar HV-30 ecotype Madison, WI linkage group LG3, Vvil1.0, whole genome shotgun sequence genome encodes:
- the LOC131661195 gene encoding transcription elongation factor TFIIS-like isoform X2 — MEKENEKELVELYEAAKKAADASTDADSPHEESRCLDALEQLKKFPVNYKILVNTQVGKHLKSLTKHPRQKIRAFAVDLIEIWKGIIIKETSKNKSGPSDSKVESTNGERAKAGKLQKSPSVKVEKGESVKVEKVNGNGASKLSSGNVKAQNVDVKIEKTDRSSSVKVEKIAKEETHVSVAKKISSSSAAPPKLKTMIKSNDSARDKIRELLGDALSKVFEEADEDMMDEVNACDPIRVAVTVESLLFEKWGPSNGAQKVKYRSLMFNLKDQNNPDFRRKVLLGIVEPQRLVDMTSAEMASEQRKQQIEKLEKKALFECERGGAPKATTDQFKCGRCGQRKTTYYQMQTRSADEPMTTYVTCVNCNNRWKFC; from the exons ATGGAgaaagaaaatgagaaagagtTGGTGGAATTGTATGAGGCTGCCAAGAAAGCAGCGGATGCGTCTACCGACGCAGATAGTCCGCACGAAGAAAGCCGATGCCTTGATGCGCTCGAGCAGCTCAAGAAATTTCCTGTCAATTATAAAATTCTCGTCAATACCCAG GTAGGGAAACATCTTAAAAGTCTCACCAAGCACCCCAGGCAGAAAATTCGGGCTTTTGCTGTTGACTTAATTGAGATATGGAAAGGCATAATCATCAAGGAAACAAGTAAAAATAAATCTGGGCCCTCAGATTCTAAGGTTGAGTCAACAAATGGGGAGAGAGCTAAAGCTGGGAAATTGCAAAAGAGTCCTTCGGTGAAGGTTGAGAAAGGAGAAAGTGTCAAAGTAGAAAAAGTTAATGGGAATGGTGCATCAAAGCTGAGCTCTGGAAATGTAAAGGCACAAAATGTGGATGTCAAAATTGAGAAAACTGATCGTTCTTCAAGCGTCAAGGTGGAAAAGATAGCCAAGGAGGAAACACATGTTTCTGTAGCAAAGAAAATTTCATCCAGCTCTGCTGCTCCCCCAAAGCTGAAGACAATGATCAAATCTAATGATTCAGCACGAGACAAAATAAGGGAACTTCTCGGAGATGCTTTATCTAAGGTTTTTGAAGAGGCAGATGAAGATATGATGGATGAAGTAAATGCATGTGACCCAATTCGTGTTGCAGTTACAGTGGAGTCTCTGTTATTTGAAAAGTGGGGTCCTTCAAATGGAGCCCAAAAGGTCAAGTACAGGTCAttaatgtttaatcttaaggaTCAGAATAACCCAGATTTCCGAAGAAAAGTTCTGCTCGGAATTGTTGAGCCGCAGCGGCTTGTCGACATGACTTCAGCAGAAATGGCCAGTGAACAAAGGAAGCAGCAGATTGAGAAACTCGAGAAGAAAGCTTTGTTTGAATGTGAGCGTGGAGGTGCACCAAAAGCTACTACTGATCAATTTAAATGTGGTAGGTGTGGTCAAAGGAAAACCACCTATTACCAAATGCAGACTCGTAGTGCTGATGAACCTATGACAACGTATGTCACTTGTGTTAACTGCAACAACCGTTGGAAGTTTTGTTAG
- the LOC131661195 gene encoding transcription elongation factor TFIIS-like isoform X1: protein MYFSRYFLLLSFLSLHFPHSRSRRKQQQVPFRKWLGSMEKENEKELVELYEAAKKAADASTDADSPHEESRCLDALEQLKKFPVNYKILVNTQVGKHLKSLTKHPRQKIRAFAVDLIEIWKGIIIKETSKNKSGPSDSKVESTNGERAKAGKLQKSPSVKVEKGESVKVEKVNGNGASKLSSGNVKAQNVDVKIEKTDRSSSVKVEKIAKEETHVSVAKKISSSSAAPPKLKTMIKSNDSARDKIRELLGDALSKVFEEADEDMMDEVNACDPIRVAVTVESLLFEKWGPSNGAQKVKYRSLMFNLKDQNNPDFRRKVLLGIVEPQRLVDMTSAEMASEQRKQQIEKLEKKALFECERGGAPKATTDQFKCGRCGQRKTTYYQMQTRSADEPMTTYVTCVNCNNRWKFC from the exons ATGTACTTCTCTCGTTATTTTCtgctcctttcttttctttcGCTTCACTTCCCGCACAGCCGCAGCCGCAGAAAGCAACAACAAGTACCATTCAG AAAGTGGCTGGGTTCGATGGAgaaagaaaatgagaaagagtTGGTGGAATTGTATGAGGCTGCCAAGAAAGCAGCGGATGCGTCTACCGACGCAGATAGTCCGCACGAAGAAAGCCGATGCCTTGATGCGCTCGAGCAGCTCAAGAAATTTCCTGTCAATTATAAAATTCTCGTCAATACCCAG GTAGGGAAACATCTTAAAAGTCTCACCAAGCACCCCAGGCAGAAAATTCGGGCTTTTGCTGTTGACTTAATTGAGATATGGAAAGGCATAATCATCAAGGAAACAAGTAAAAATAAATCTGGGCCCTCAGATTCTAAGGTTGAGTCAACAAATGGGGAGAGAGCTAAAGCTGGGAAATTGCAAAAGAGTCCTTCGGTGAAGGTTGAGAAAGGAGAAAGTGTCAAAGTAGAAAAAGTTAATGGGAATGGTGCATCAAAGCTGAGCTCTGGAAATGTAAAGGCACAAAATGTGGATGTCAAAATTGAGAAAACTGATCGTTCTTCAAGCGTCAAGGTGGAAAAGATAGCCAAGGAGGAAACACATGTTTCTGTAGCAAAGAAAATTTCATCCAGCTCTGCTGCTCCCCCAAAGCTGAAGACAATGATCAAATCTAATGATTCAGCACGAGACAAAATAAGGGAACTTCTCGGAGATGCTTTATCTAAGGTTTTTGAAGAGGCAGATGAAGATATGATGGATGAAGTAAATGCATGTGACCCAATTCGTGTTGCAGTTACAGTGGAGTCTCTGTTATTTGAAAAGTGGGGTCCTTCAAATGGAGCCCAAAAGGTCAAGTACAGGTCAttaatgtttaatcttaaggaTCAGAATAACCCAGATTTCCGAAGAAAAGTTCTGCTCGGAATTGTTGAGCCGCAGCGGCTTGTCGACATGACTTCAGCAGAAATGGCCAGTGAACAAAGGAAGCAGCAGATTGAGAAACTCGAGAAGAAAGCTTTGTTTGAATGTGAGCGTGGAGGTGCACCAAAAGCTACTACTGATCAATTTAAATGTGGTAGGTGTGGTCAAAGGAAAACCACCTATTACCAAATGCAGACTCGTAGTGCTGATGAACCTATGACAACGTATGTCACTTGTGTTAACTGCAACAACCGTTGGAAGTTTTGTTAG